The Mycolicibacterium mageritense genome contains a region encoding:
- a CDS encoding diol dehydratase reactivase subunit alpha — protein sequence MTRTVVGVDIGNSTTEASAAVIEPDGSVAYRGAALTATTGVKGTPRNVDGVADAVARALGTAGIALAQLDVVLLNEATPVISGLAMETITETIITESTMIGHDPRTPGGRGLGVGTTVAFGSLAQTRPGDKVIVVVPKGVDFEDTAQGINAAVRRGVDVAAAILGNDDAVLVVNRLDSAVPVIDEVSRIEAVPLGMLAAVEVAGPGQTIRTLSNAYGLATIFELDAAATRVVSPVARALTGNRSAVVVRTPAGDVADRTIAAGSLSFEGARKRATVDVSGGAAEIMAAVERVGPLLDVAGEPGTNTGGMIANVRQSMADLSGHATADVRIQDLLAVDTFVPQEVRGGVAGEVALENAVALAAMVRTKDSVMQAVADAVADRLRADGAPGVRVIVGGVEAEMAVRGALTTPGTDKPLVVLDLGGGSTDAALIEADGTIAAVHLAGAGDLVTKLIDAELGLDNLELAEDVKRFPLGKAESFFHVRLENGTVQFFETPLPTTAFARVVTLAEHGMNPIPTRHTMDRIRMVRRGAKERVFVVNALRALKAIAPAGDLRQIGFVVLLGGCALDFEIPELIADALASYGIVCGTGNVRGTEGPRNAVASGLVAAHATAQLAGSAVGA from the coding sequence ATGACGAGAACCGTTGTCGGCGTCGACATCGGTAATTCGACGACGGAGGCCAGCGCCGCGGTGATCGAACCCGACGGTTCGGTGGCTTACCGCGGTGCGGCGCTGACCGCCACGACCGGGGTCAAGGGCACGCCGCGCAACGTCGACGGGGTGGCCGATGCGGTGGCACGTGCGCTGGGCACGGCCGGAATCGCGCTCGCGCAGCTCGATGTCGTCCTGCTCAACGAGGCCACCCCGGTGATCAGCGGTCTGGCGATGGAGACCATCACCGAGACCATCATCACCGAATCGACCATGATCGGCCACGATCCGCGCACACCGGGTGGGCGCGGACTCGGCGTCGGAACCACGGTCGCCTTCGGCTCGCTCGCCCAAACGCGTCCGGGTGACAAGGTGATCGTCGTCGTGCCCAAGGGCGTCGATTTCGAGGACACCGCGCAGGGCATCAACGCCGCCGTGCGACGCGGGGTCGACGTGGCCGCCGCGATTCTCGGCAACGACGATGCCGTCCTGGTGGTCAACCGGCTCGACTCGGCGGTCCCGGTCATCGACGAGGTGTCGCGGATCGAGGCGGTGCCGCTGGGCATGCTCGCGGCCGTCGAGGTGGCCGGGCCCGGCCAGACCATCCGCACGCTGTCCAATGCCTATGGGCTGGCGACCATTTTCGAGCTCGACGCGGCCGCGACCCGGGTGGTCTCGCCCGTGGCCAGGGCCTTGACGGGTAACCGGTCGGCAGTCGTGGTGCGCACTCCCGCGGGTGATGTGGCCGACCGCACGATAGCCGCGGGATCGCTGTCGTTTGAGGGAGCACGTAAGCGAGCGACCGTGGACGTGTCGGGCGGCGCCGCGGAGATCATGGCCGCTGTCGAACGGGTCGGTCCACTGCTCGACGTGGCGGGGGAGCCGGGCACAAACACCGGTGGGATGATCGCGAACGTGCGCCAGAGCATGGCCGACCTGTCCGGTCACGCCACCGCCGACGTGCGCATCCAAGATCTGCTTGCGGTCGACACGTTTGTGCCACAGGAGGTTCGGGGCGGCGTCGCGGGCGAGGTCGCCCTGGAGAACGCGGTCGCGCTGGCAGCGATGGTGCGCACCAAGGACAGCGTCATGCAGGCCGTCGCCGACGCGGTGGCCGACCGGCTCCGTGCTGACGGCGCGCCCGGCGTGCGGGTGATCGTCGGCGGCGTCGAGGCGGAGATGGCCGTGCGGGGTGCCCTGACGACACCGGGGACCGACAAACCACTGGTGGTACTCGACCTCGGTGGCGGTTCGACCGACGCCGCACTGATCGAGGCCGACGGCACGATCGCGGCCGTCCATCTGGCCGGAGCGGGGGATCTGGTCACCAAGCTCATCGACGCCGAACTGGGACTCGACAACCTCGAACTGGCCGAGGACGTCAAGAGGTTCCCACTGGGCAAGGCCGAGAGCTTCTTTCATGTGCGGCTGGAGAACGGTACCGTGCAGTTCTTCGAGACGCCTTTACCCACAACGGCCTTCGCGAGGGTCGTCACGCTGGCTGAGCACGGCATGAACCCGATACCGACCCGGCACACCATGGACCGCATCAGGATGGTGCGCCGTGGCGCGAAAGAGCGTGTGTTCGTGGTCAATGCGCTACGCGCGCTGAAGGCCATCGCGCCCGCCGGTGATCTGCGGCAGATCGGCTTCGTCGTGCTGCTCGGTGGGTGTGCCCTCGATTTCGAGATACCCGAACTCATCGCCGACGCCCTGGCGTCCTACGGAATCGTCTGTGGTACAGGGAATGTCCGCGGCACCGAGGGCCCCCGCAATGCGGTGGCGTCCGGATTGGTCGCCGCACATGCGACCGCCCAACTTGCGGGGTCTGCCGTTGGCGCATGA